The following is a genomic window from Niabella soli DSM 19437.
TCTATGGTGATGAGCGCCCTGCCTTCTCCACCCGCAGGCGTAGGTAAGTGGTGCACAACCGGCCGGGCTGCGTCCCTCGACAATAAGCCTTCACCATACCCGCCATCACTGTAGTCCATGGCCTTGCCAAAATAGCCGTGCATGCCCGTTAATTTTGCCAGTTCTGCAACCAGGTCCTTTTTCACGCCGTTATTAAAGGTTGCGGTCCTTTTGGTCATGCTGTCCACCTCCTGCATGGCCACAAAGTCTGGCTTATAGCGATTGATCACCGCCGCAATTTTTTTCAGGTTACTTTTCCCGTTGGCATAATTTTCCTCTCCATGATAAATATTATACGTAAGGATCTTTATGGTTTGGGCATTGGCCCAATTATTTGCTACACAAGCCATCAGCAGCAGGGCGGCGATTATACTGTTCTTTTTCATTGCGATTGGGTTTCGTTCATTTAATAGTAGTGCTTATTAACGCAACTGTTACACAGCACTAATAAAAACAAGGGAAATACTGGTGCAAAACACACCGGTATTTCCCTCTGTTTCCTGATTATTTCCAATTGGGGTTTTGTACCAGGCTGGGGTTTAACTGCATTTCCTGAACCGGGATGGGATTCAGGTAATCCCGCGTTTCATCAAACACTTTGGCGATCTGCGGGTTTACTACAATCAAGCCTCCGGTATTATTTTCAAGGATCACTTCGCTACCCAGTTTCAGGTATTGCGGTCCTGTTGTGGTAGGTTTTGTTCCCGTATAAATATATACATCAACTTTCCCGTCGCCATCCAGGTCGTAAGGGCCTACGCCGGGGAAATACATCCCCTTAAACTGCTCGGCAAAAAGGTGGCCTTCTTTCCATCTTAGCAAATCGCGGCGACGGAAGCTTTCCATTACCAGCTCAATCCGTCTTTCCCGGCGGATCTCCAATATAACCCCTTTATTGGTTCCCGAAACATTGGTGTACTGGCCTGCCAGGTAACTATCCGGGTTGGCATTAGCTGCTGCCATATCCATATCGGGCATAGCTACCCGGTCTCTCAGGAGTTTGATAGATTTATTAATATCTGCCTGGGTCAGCGTTCCTAACTCGGCTTTAGCCTCTGCAAAATTTAAAAGCACTTCCGCATAGCGCACAAGCGGCATATCGTTGGTGGAGCGGTTATAAAAATCCTCGGCTTCAGAAGTTACAAATTTCACCAACTGGTACCCCGTAACCGTACCTGTAAAATCAGGCGCCAGTTTTTTGGTATTCCCAATGCGCGTGTAGCCGGGTGTTCTGATGGTTTGAGAAAGACGCGGATCACGGTTCTGCGTTTCATCAAAAAATTGAAGCGTGCTATAACCCGGCTTGTCGGTAAAACGGGTGCCGTCTTTCATCAGGTAACTGTTCACCAGTTTTTTTTCGAGGCCCGGCCGGCCATAAGAAGCGGTTAATGTGTAATAATTAACGTTGTGCCATATCTGCAGGTCATTACTATACCTGCGGGTAAGAATGACTTCCACATCCTTGGCGTCTTTTGAAGAAAACAGTTCAAGATAGGCTTTATCCGGAGTACTTGTGTACAACTTATATGGGCCTTTGTCAATCAGCTCTTCCGCGGCCTTGGCTGCTTCTGCCAGGAACTTGTCTGCATTCGGCAGGTTAAACTCCGGGTGGTATTTCCGGAAAGTGCCTTCAAACAAACAGATCCTCGATTTATATGCCAGCGCCGTCCACTTGGTAACTTTTTCAACAGATTTTGTGGTGTTCATCCAACTGATGGCGCTATCCAGGTCAGCCAGTACACTGTCCATCACCAATGTCCGCTTATCACGGGGCCGGTTCAATAAAGAGGAATCCTTAATATCGATCACCGCACTATACCAGGGCACATCACCAAAAGTGGCCACTTTATCATAATAAAACAATGCACGGAACAGGCGTGCCACACCGCCATAATGTTTTGCGGCAGGAACCTGTGCCTTTTTATAGTTCATTAAAAAATAATTGATATTTCTTAAGTCATACCAGCTCCAGCCACCTCCGGAAACCGGAACCACCCGCTTCCCGGTTAAAAAATCACTCAGGCCGTTTTTTATAACATTGTCATCATCTTCATTATATACCCCTTCTGCGTTGGGTATAACCGCACTATTGTTATAGAAAGAATTGGTGTAAAGCTCCAGGTCTTTTTCTCCATTAAAAAAGATATCGGGAGTAATTTCACTTTGGGGCGTTCTGTCCAGGAATCCTTTTTTGCATTGCACCAGGAACCCCGATAAAAAAACAAACAGCACCACTATTTTATATTGCTTCATATTATTTGATATTTTAAAAAGAAAGATCCAAACCAAATGAATAGATTTTGCTGATCGGGTAAATGCGCCCGTTTGCTTCTGCAGCGGCCATTTCCGGATCGATGTATTTTGTTTTTAGTTTGGTTGCCGTAAAGATGTTATCCCCGCTCAGATAGATCCGGCATCTTGAAATTTTGGCTTTGGAC
Proteins encoded in this region:
- a CDS encoding endonuclease/exonuclease/phosphatase family protein → MKKNSIIAALLLMACVANNWANAQTIKILTYNIYHGEENYANGKSNLKKIAAVINRYKPDFVAMQEVDSMTKRTATFNNGVKKDLVAELAKLTGMHGYFGKAMDYSDGGYGEGLLSRDAARPVVHHLPTPAGGEGRALITIEHRFANGKKMVFAGTHLCHEFEANRLVQAKAITDILLETNMPVAIAGDFNITPDTKAYGAITERMDDAAVRFGNPQLTFPYTKPRVRLDYVFLNQGTTWKVKQVEVIDNEDASDHKPVLVTLELAGK
- a CDS encoding RagB/SusD family nutrient uptake outer membrane protein yields the protein MKQYKIVVLFVFLSGFLVQCKKGFLDRTPQSEITPDIFFNGEKDLELYTNSFYNNSAVIPNAEGVYNEDDDNVIKNGLSDFLTGKRVVPVSGGGWSWYDLRNINYFLMNYKKAQVPAAKHYGGVARLFRALFYYDKVATFGDVPWYSAVIDIKDSSLLNRPRDKRTLVMDSVLADLDSAISWMNTTKSVEKVTKWTALAYKSRICLFEGTFRKYHPEFNLPNADKFLAEAAKAAEELIDKGPYKLYTSTPDKAYLELFSSKDAKDVEVILTRRYSNDLQIWHNVNYYTLTASYGRPGLEKKLVNSYLMKDGTRFTDKPGYSTLQFFDETQNRDPRLSQTIRTPGYTRIGNTKKLAPDFTGTVTGYQLVKFVTSEAEDFYNRSTNDMPLVRYAEVLLNFAEAKAELGTLTQADINKSIKLLRDRVAMPDMDMAAANANPDSYLAGQYTNVSGTNKGVILEIRRERRIELVMESFRRRDLLRWKEGHLFAEQFKGMYFPGVGPYDLDGDGKVDVYIYTGTKPTTTGPQYLKLGSEVILENNTGGLIVVNPQIAKVFDETRDYLNPIPVQEMQLNPSLVQNPNWK